Genomic window (Chitinophagales bacterium):
TTGCTTAGACAGCAAAGAATAAAAACCGATTCCTATCCAAATAAGGTTCACAATTGCCGAAGGATAAGCATGGTGGTAATAAGTGTTTATCATTAAAAATACGGCTCCAAGTATATTAACCGATTGGTAATGCAAAGAATTGCCCAATAGCTTTTTAGTTGAAACCATAAAATATGCGTACAGTACCAATACTGCACCTGCCCATCCTGTAAAGTCTATAAAGTATTTCATTTTAAAAATGCAATGCTACACAATTTACAAAAGTGCTTGGCTAAAGTTCCACACATCGGTAAATGTATTGTAGAGTGGCACGGGAGCTATGCGTATTACATCGGGTTCGCGCCAATCGCAGATAAAACCTTGCTGCATCAACTTTTGAAACAATTCTTTGCCGTTTTCTGCCACGCGAATAGAAAGTTGGCAGCCTCTTTCTTCAGGACTTTCGGGAGTAATTATTTCTACTTTTTGTGTGCTGTTTTTAAACTTTTCGTTCAGTAAAAAAGCCGTGAATGCTGTTAATTTCAAACTCTTTTTTCTAAGATTTTCCATTCCCGCCTGCTCAAAAATATTGAGGGATGCCATGTGTGCTGCCATACTTAAAATTGGCGCATTGCTCTGTTGCCATCCTTCGGCACCCTGCATGGGCACAAACTCTTTTTGCATTAAAAAACGAATGCTTTCGCTATTTCCCCACCAACCGCCAAAGCGAGGAATATCCATATTGGCATGGTGGTATTCATGAATAAAAATTCCACTTACACCACCGGGGCCACTATTTAAATACTTATAGGAACACCATGTGGCAAAATCTATATTCCACTCATGTAATTTAAGGGGCACATTGCCAATGGCGTGTGCTAAATCTAAACCAAAAATCAATTTATGCTCACAGCACTTTTTTGAAATAGTTTCAATATCCAACAACTGTCCGGAATAATAATTAACAGCACTTAGCATCACCAATGCCAGCTCATCTTTATGCGTTTCGATAGCGGCAAGCATATCTTGGGGGCGGATATAACTTTCACCCAATCGCGGAGCTACTTCCACAATGGCATCTTGTGCATTAAAACCATGAAACTTTGCTTGTTGCTGAACGGCATAAACATCGCTCGGAAATTCCGGATTAAGCATAAGTACTTTGTAGCGTGTTGCCGTTGGGCGATAGAATGACACCAACAGTAAATTCAAATTTACCGTAAGCTG
Coding sequences:
- the kynU gene encoding kynureninase, with the protein product MQSTLAYAQQLDKEDTLSHFRERFFIPQQNGKEVVYLCGNSLGLQPRTVSAYIQEELDKWQQAAVLAHHDGKNPWMYYHKLFTAPLAKLTGALESEVVCMNQLTVNLNLLLVSFYRPTATRYKVLMLNPEFPSDVYAVQQQAKFHGFNAQDAIVEVAPRLGESYIRPQDMLAAIETHKDELALVMLSAVNYYSGQLLDIETISKKCCEHKLIFGLDLAHAIGNVPLKLHEWNIDFATWCSYKYLNSGPGGVSGIFIHEYHHANMDIPRFGGWWGNSESIRFLMQKEFVPMQGAEGWQQSNAPILSMAAHMASLNIFEQAGMENLRKKSLKLTAFTAFLLNEKFKNSTQKVEIITPESPEERGCQLSIRVAENGKELFQKLMQQGFICDWREPDVIRIAPVPLYNTFTDVWNFSQALL